TAGTGTTGCCCAAAGTGTGGCTGTCGAAAATAAGAGGCAATActttaaataaaaataagaatgGGAAATATAGAGAACAGTAGTAAGAATGAACAGTTTGTCAAATTATATTCACCAGGTTGAAATTATACATGCAAGATATCCGGATGATCAAGTATGCAAAAGAACTCAGACTTCTAATTACCTAAATTAACATGAACATCATCATCAACTTTGACATAAAATTCTGCATCCCACATAGCAACAGCAGTGGAAAAATAGGTTTTTGTCTTGGCTGATAACTCCATGTAACCCTCAACATGATCCTGtgtaaaagtaaataaataatgagCATTGTCATAAGGCACTATATGGTGCCCAACACCACTTGAGGTGACATTTTATGGGTGGCTGAATTTAATggttaatattttaaattacaaTATATAGCCTATAGGTCCCAATTTGAATTAAAGTTGTGTTAACCACTTTATGGTGCCTTATAGCATTAATCATAAATTATACACCCTGAACAATGTAGGAAAAAACTGCAGTTCTACATTAAGTTATATTTAGCAGACAAAATTAAATAGATCAGCAACTCACCAGCCTCATGAAGTCTCCCTGCATGAGCTCCTCAGCTTCAATAGCTCTATTTAGAATACCCCCAGATGTTGAActaataataaaaggaaaacaataaataaaaagtatACTCAGGTCACAAAGCTCATACTAATCAATAACTATGATCTCATTCAATATACAAATATGCTAGGGTTATACTGACTTGGGAAAGAGTATCAAACCTAACCTGCGACCAATAACAAAGCGTATCACTATGCCCTTctcttcttccaactttttcctTTTCTCACCTGGTAAGCATAATCCAAGCAGATCTCATTAGTCATAAATAAGCAGCTGAAGCAGCgtgaaaataataagaaaaaggaCAACCATCTAAAGCACCTTGAGGCATCCAAGTCATACGAACCGAATCTCTTCTCTTCCGGCTACTAAATGCTGTATTGATTCCTATAACCATTAAGTATTTTCTTTTTGAGGTTGATTCCAGAGTCTTCGAATTTTCAGATACAGAATAGTCATTATGTACAGTCTCACGGGCTGCCCTAGCAGCTGCTAACTTCATCTCCAAATCTGAAACTGTCTTATTTATCATCCTGCATATCATATCAGCAATATTTGTTGTAGTTCCAGTCAATCAAGAGACTAGAAATTAACAAATGCAAGTCCCTCTACAGCTTAAGGAAAGACACCAGAATGACCTACCGAATGACATGTTGAGTATCGGACAACTCTTGCAGACCATCACTGGATGCATTCTTTACAACCTTTTCCACCATGAGCATAAAATTAGTAATGTCATATAAAATCAAATTTATGTTCATACAACTGAGATTAGAAGAAAGAACGACTTGATTGTATTTATAATTGGAAGTATGATAAACACACTTACAACTTCCGTACTACAACCCTTGGAGTCTATTTTTAACTGGTTATCTCCCACTTCAGATGTTCTTGATGTATTTCTAATTTCAGGCATAATCCACATCCTGCTACGAACATGTTTGATTGCTATTAGAAGCATTTGTAATCTAATCAAGCAAGCAACACCAAAACTATATTGCATAAAGTTGGTTATGGAACAGCATCAATATCTTATGGTAATTAAGTGAAAATGATACAGTTCGCTGCAGGACAATATAATGCGTCCAGTGGCAGAAAACTATATCGGAAGTAACAGAATTTTGAATATCCCTGTTCGCATAGCACGATCTACCAAAGATAATTACGTCCAACACCAGTTCTACGCGATCAATTTTCTAGCAACTATATAAAAGGATATACTAACTACGAAATGTTGAAACAAAATCGTATTTGTTGGAAGCATGTAATCATAAAGTTCTGATATACTAAGCCATAACATGGTATTTGCTCAAAGACGAACAACAAAATTTGACTGAAGAATTAAGAACAGAAACTTCCATTTCAATGCCAGACCATACTACATTACAAGATTCACTAGAAACCCATCAGGTGAGAGCATAAATCTCCAAATATGAAAAATTATCTGAACCCATTTTTCCGAAATGCATAATGTACTCAAAATAGAGTAAGCAATAGAAATCCATTAAAGATGAGTACCTGTTGGTAAAGAACATTCCTGCACAAAAGCTGCCAAAGCACAGCAAAAGAGCCCAATTCCTTCTCATAACATATCTTTTAGCTAAATCACCCGCTATCCCTCCTTTGCTCTTCACCGACATTTTGTTTCCTATAATTTCCTTAGGAAATAGAACAGCAAGAAACTAAATCGAAGGAAAGAGAGACTcgcatatatatttttatacacaTACAGAACCAAGAAACAGACTTAGATTCACATATGGTCTAGTTTCCGTACCTGTTGAGCATCAACTCtctcttaaacaaaataaaaaaaacaagagtGTCGTAGTTGCGCAGAAGAAGACCCATCAACCGCATTCACAGATGAAAGCACCATAAAAATGTAGAAGAATGAATGTTACGCTACTGTCACTCACCACAGCACTCACAGACACAGTGACCGGCAAAAGAAGTGTCCATCTGGCCCAAACCCCATCATTGACCCAAATCCATCATCCAAGACGAACCCACTTCCTTCTTTTCACTTCTCAGTCGAACTAAGTGAAAGCTGCATTAACTGTATCTGAGTCTAACACTTCCTCAAAAGAAGACTCAAAATTCAGACCATAAAAGACCAGATTTTGATGAGCATCTCTTCCTTTTTCTGCAGAATATCATAAATATACATACTTGGACAATTCTGGTGAGGTATGTTTTGATTTTTAATGACTGGATGTGGAATTCTCAACGTTTTCAACTGCCAATTCCAGGAATTATGAGGTTAAGTCGTTTTATTGCGAGAGGAGTTCAGTCACTTTCTTCATAAACATTTTTTGGTCGTCGTTTTCCAATGTAGATCAACAGTTCATGTGTCGTTGTCTTGTTGTTTTGTTTTTgctaatatatgtttattttttagttatttacgcaattaatttcaatttatatCCGCTTAAAGATTGCTCAGGAAACTCTCTATTGAAATAATTTTATACTCTCTTTTATTCATCCATCACATATATATGTTATTACACTACATGTTATTATATTAAGATAGTAAAATGAGCATTTCTCATTTTTAATTAGTATGTGCATTAATAAATTATATTGTTTTAACCACTCTCATAATTGTACTAATGAATGAATAATAATGATTTTCACTCACTCACATGCCaaaataatactttttttttacaatacaaAAATAGCAGTTTAAGACTTGTTGGGAAATTTTTTACTAACCATCttgattatatatgtttttttcgCATGTATTGAATTACTAGTCTTGATATTATATTAGCAagttattatatatgtttttttcaCATGTTATTATATTCAACCCgggtcttttatgcagctcgagtacagttggctagctaagaacagtaCTAAAGAATCCACAAGTTGATATTTCCTCTGCGAAGGCAGTACGACTCCCCAGGTAATAACACAAGTTGAGCAATATGAAGCATTAAGGTACGGgctggagatggatataaaaCACAGCATCCTGGATACGAGCTGGCGTTATGTTCAGGTCGTGGTACTCTGACAACCTGCCATGTCCAAgagtctttataaacctggatacgttatttATAAGCGTGcgtggtcagacattacatgtctgttattcttgaattctcggacacgtaacataaacgtgcatgatcaaatatcacatgtctgattatgccagacgacccatgatcaatttttcctaatgattagaccataccttaatatatattgtaatattcatcatttgtgcaaGACAGGTCACATATAAGATGGGTATCCACGTGATGACCCCTGCACCTATCCtaggatggttcttctataaataccaagaccttggatagaaaaggggttgagttttctctgtgtaatgcgaatactctgtcaaaatatagagagatatacaataataatatcgactcgtggactagggagattttagcctccgaaccacgtaaaaaggaacaagtgttcttactatatcatttTAAGCAACCTTAagagttattattcttattacggtttatccttaagcactagtttattccagctaattacgtaatacactattggcgaaaaactgcgtcaacaactaTGTAGAAGTAATGTGTAATatacgtttgcttaattttaaaattgtaaacattgCTTATAATTTTAATACAAATTGattcactattttttttaaatatatatatatataatagaatgagttatagttatatagtatatataaatatttatattaataatatctctatatatgacatctaaatacaaagttgacataaatatatatttacatggctacatgacatatatataaaatacaataatatttaaaaataaattaataatagagataaaataagaattaaaaaagtcatagtgtagacaataaTATACATGcagcaactatttttagtttctaatgtatatcacaatatcctttggtgaatttgatgaaaaaaaaaacttcaatcacttgataaaaaaacaaGCTATCAtgcaaatttataagataaaaaaatgatatgtatgtcttcactatttttaaataaatatgatttaattatttaaattatcataaaatatcttaaaaatatcttattttaattaattttttttttttaagtttatgtttgttctagttttttaatttagcagtgacaacaaaatattatatattatatgtttaatatgatattaagtttaagtttaattaaattttatttaagttatataatatatggttttattatttttaaataactatcattgtaaaatatcccaaaaatatcatattttaatttgtttaattatttatttaattttatttacatttaagtcatgtttacaatctattgttaaatataataatatttgttaaatataagaatatttcgttaaagttaacaacaaaaaataaaaaaccgttaaaattaataatttccgTTATCTGAAAATAACAGCAtacatgtaacgtcccaaatttcctaataaggcttagggccttgattaggaggtcaggattgaaaaattatggaattatgtgattatgttatatatatgtgcatcattatgtgattatgtgagttatattgtaatatgacttgatatgcatgtgggcttatttatgattaattgggcaattgttgtaatttgacccgttgtgtgtatatttggcatatttgttgttgacccttgttttggtcaactgacacggagtcaaatgcttgatgtgatggaatgtgttgaaatagatctaatggaaagaatagtaaacgacacaacaaattatagtggttcggccccacgaattggtaatgacctacgtccacttaagttattattgatattaattctcaaaggagtgatcaaaaaACTAGGAATCtctaagtttcacaagccttcgaaggatgaataatacaatcgtcagataatagctctaattctcttgtaaagcataaacttaaatcagccaaaagtcccttccttgagctatttttatctatttataggctcaaggaggattacatgaatttgttacagatattctctctaaaataatcggatcatcagatatcatgggagataatctcggatatgattacaattgtacaaaattatctcaaaagatacggagtatacgaccaagctggtcgtatataaaatctaAATATcatgtcaggggaatctcactggtcgatggtcgaacagaacttctgccaggtgtcagccacgtattAAAAATGTCTGACACGTCATCCACGTCTGCTTTTTGGATAATatttgcctcccaagtttatttattacgaccagcaataaataaGCTTTTAGGAAAATGACTATTCGATTAccccacaaaatctgtcagagtagttcgtgccccCTCGGAAAAAGTGACCTACTCACATCTAATCATGCCCTTTCGGTTCCCAAGTAATCCTATGatggctatcactcttccccacaCCTtcattgcatcaaaacacagcccaaaccctgatgaaaagcatcgcaataaatcacaaacttttcctaatctgtcggaagactcagaatcggagctgtaatcaatctctgcttcagttcctggaagctattctcacatttatctgaccacacaaatttctgactcttgcgtgtcagctcagtcaaagcaatagcaatcttcgagaacccttccacgaaatgcctgtaatgacctgccaatccaaggaaacttctaatctcagaagcattctttggccttggccaatctctgaccacttcGATCTTCGCTGGaactaccttaatcccctccttactgacaatgtgtccaagaaaggatacctgagacaaccagaattcacacttcttgaatttagcaaacagcctgtgttctctcagtctctgtagaaccaacctcagatgatactcatgctctaactcagtctgagaatacaccagaatatcatcgatgaagacgatcacaaactagtccagataatccttaaacactctgttcattagatccatgaaagaatcaggggcattagtcaatccaaatgacataactaggaactcataatgctcatacctggtacgaaaagcagtcttcgatatgtctccttccttgaccctcaactgatgataaccagaacgaaggtcgatctttgagaatacgtTCTTACCttacaactgatcgaacagatcatctatccttggcaaatgatacttattcttaattgtcaacttattcagttctctgtaatcaatacacatcctcagagaatcatccttcttcttcacaaacagaactggcgcaccccaaggtgagaaactaggtatgataaaacccaaatctaacagctcttacaactgtacctttaattctttcaactcagctggggccattctgtaaggcgctctagacaatggctccgtccctggtgctagttctataacgaactcaatttctctatgtggtggcaaccctggcaaatcttctagaaacacatccaggaattcacatacaagtctagtatcctctggtctcactggcatgacctgagtggtatcaaccacactggctaagaatccaatgcaacctctttgcaataaatccctggccctcaacacagaaatcataggaatgtgaggttcatgcacagcaccaacaaacacaaaaggatcctcaccttcaggctcaaagtgaccatcttccttctgcaatcaatagttgccccatactttgccaaccaatccatacccagtatcatatcaaagtcagtcataaccaactctattaagtccactgacaactctctgcacTCCACCGTcgctggcaaagatctgacccatctcctggataccactaactctccagtgggtaacaaagtaccaaatcccacagcatagaaatcacaaggtctacacagtctatcaataatactactagcaacaaaggaatgtgtagcacctgaatcaatcaacacattataagcggttccagcactaagaagctgacctgtaacaactgaaggagaagcctcagcttctgcttgtgtcaacgtgaacactcgagctggggccgagctgtccaccatcctgggttcttctttccctacttgagggcaatctttcttaagatgacccactgctccacacaagtagcaggcctttgccctacactctcccaaatgacgcctcttgcatctagggcattcaggacgagtcttccaggcttcactaccccaggacgacccattgtaataccacgaggcctcctgtcaggacctggaactgggaaggtatcaggaaccttcctcttctgatcattggggccaacacccctaccagaacccacaaatggaggaactgtcctcctgaaatcctttctggctgcattgtcacgctagatcttgatctctgcactctcagctgtgaatgccttctcaaccacctgtgcataggtagtaacccctgccacagtggtaatacgaacatcatgggctagtctgggctgtagcccctgtaggaatctctctctcctggtcccatcagtgggcaccagttccttggcaaactttgccaaacggtcaaactttgccaaacggtcaaactttaaggcatactcagtaactgatataCTTCCCTAAAGTAGCCTaataaattcctcagctttagctgccctgatagcatcattgtaatacttttcattaaacaaggtctgaaactcttcccagctcagggcattcacattcttggtctgggtaatcacttcccaccaaatccgggcatcctcccgaaacatataggtagcacaggccaccctctcattaccagttaccctcataaagtcaaggatagtggtaatcatgctcatccattgttctgccttggcaggatctgcactgcccaaAAAACAAGAgattgttgcttcctgaacctttcataaagaggttcccatttatttcctacctcaggcagttgctctgccactggcactgacacagaagaTACCTCTGATACAccaaccactgcaggcacttgttgttgtctcaagagacgaagctcttctccctgtttcaacactgtAGCATGTagctcattaaacaactgctgccagtttgcaggagctggctgtggaatctaagactggtcattttcctaaccctgactgttattgttattctggccctgatcactttggccagctgaagtgtctgtctgccctgggttcattcttatttctgatataccttgctgaaacattgatcaatacgaccagtcaggtagtaataactaaacctcttgccacctcacggtccaagaacaagcagacaattatcatattccacaatcattcaattattcaagcagatacatgtttatagcattcaacactcagcatgtatcacataataattcatatccaacaatactaatgagtatgctccagcaatttcagtattaattagcacacagttgctgaggatataacaTTTCAGGGGCACAGGTTCAatatggtgtctcatgcatacaggtaaagcatatataccacatttaggcaattatgcacataactacctaaatagttaccaaaccatgagtcgagcttgacttcagtgatgtgtgtacatgcccagccagtctacaggaaccttaaccttggcattgctctgataccaagttgtaacgccctggttaccttagaatagttacggtgaaccggaaatttgactcattgcctaagtcctttggttaaaaacgtgttaacaggttaaggtggaaaccaataaaaaggaaaggatatgttttatttaatacataaacccgacaacctaagcggcaaaaatagggtaaacccccccgagttcctctgagaactccttggccgtagtggtcaagcggccgcatatgtacacaacaccacctaagctctccactcaaggctgggtgagcttttctttccctttacctgcaccacatagcacccatgagtcaaagcccagcaagaaaacacagtattgtatatataaatattatcaaatgattatcattataatcacacggagCTCATAGCtctcaaacaaatgagtgaatatcacttgaggttctggtaaaccatactgagtgactgacaagcaagtcactaaattaaacagaagagtggctgctgggtaagccactagccttcacaaatgagagactgatgggtaagtctctaacttaacaaatgagtgactgatgggtaagccacacaagcgcttataatattcatcgaacttgaggtcggtccggcattaatgctctttgagtcatccaatgcagaaagtcgattagatctaatatttattggcttgcgtggaacacgcgAAGGCtgtcttgactaatgagtcagcgctatgtgcccagtgcccagtaccactgccgaacctgactaatcggtcacagcttcacagttcatactagcacctttgccaaatctgactaatgagtcagtaccatgcacaagtgagcaacatttgctaagcattaaatattcaatccatgtccatatttacacaaccaacatgcctcatgaataaccatgcatgtcacatatggggtgcagttttcttacctctggttcgagctagaatgaataaaagaacgacccttgagaacgatcaaaattttggtcctttagtggttacctggtcataaccaattatgggattccatcaataaaatgaataacaaagagttcctaaaccaaaacctagcctccgagacatcaaacactactaaaccgggtagtaggatcgaccccgaggcctaaggcttgaatccccaagctaaaaactcattTCTAACCAAAAATGCcctatgggccgcggccctccctagccgcgccgcggctcgcccctcagacagaggcggccTTCCCTACTAAGCAACgtgggccgcggctcattacgcaaaaCAGCAAGAACCAGAATTTCTCCCCTGCGTtcttccttgaaaccaacccttcaaaccaatcccaaacatcaacctaacaccaAATTCAACCTCTAAGCTTCATCTAcatctcaccctcatcaaaacccaagttaaacaccaacctaacttccattaattctaacTATCCACCAAGGAATTACAAactgaaaacttaaaccaaaacagagtaaaaccagaaaactaatggctgaaactcacctcaaacttgagattaaacccccttcaatggatgaaccaaccctatgaactcagctccttgatctcctagcttgattcctcactttaagctcaaaaactccaaaggaagaCAAAGAGaaggtgatgtacgggaaggagaattctttgctctgttttgttctgtttttctacagccaactaaagcctcatataaatccaaaccaaatgacctaaatgcccctaggtcatttaaggtttctaaagtcatcccaagggtaaaatcgatattttccacctatctcgttaatcataattaacgctctccaattttcGCTAATATCAATAACCCCAAacactaataattcatatcccattaccctttaatgcccagtaacgctctaatcattaaaatcaccccaagactcctcccgagcctcgaacttaaacctgttatgaccagaccactaattaacataccatggtcgtctcatgccgaatggctcgaacaaacccacatcataatgtggtcccaacatatatcaccaacatgcatacaaatatacaatttaccctcaacgggccaaattaccatcacacccctgtaattagaaatatggactcacatgcatgcatttaacatcatattataatataatccacttatacatgcattttatcaattaatggcataattaaacaagtatggccctcccggcctactattcccgccattaaaccacatcggagaattcggggcattacagtaatcttttcttttcttttgtttcaaacactttactttatttgtaaccttttgcttaaagttgtattttactattatcttcttcttcattttctttgtttatttgtaatttttagttatagagttgtaactctttttaatcaatcattatttatttgtaatatattgcatagagttgtaatttattattatttccattgaggcaaaatacatattttcctaacacaatgtccgcagatcctgatacatcttcgtggtgcctggatggagtgagtacggtgtagtatgggattcatcgagtatctctcgtctaaccCCCATATTAGTCgggacacagatccgacccttataccgtaataacccagtctctgaaatagaatagtcgttagccactccagctaagaaattccctctaacttcctgcaactaTGCATCaaccaactgaccctctttaattcgttctagcaaggtcgactgtaaggtaatattgtccaatcggcccacaaccaattctatcctcgctctgaACATCTCCTCGggaaattttcttgatatctGTGCAGCgctaaacaattgtcctgggccccttcagctcaatgcatctgccactacattggctttccctgggtggtaaaggatatcacaatcataatcattcaccaactctagccaacgcctctgcctcatgttcagatccttctaggtgaagaagtacttcaaactcctatgatcggtgtatatctcgcacttctccccatacagataatttCGCCgcactttcagtgcgaataccactgctgccaattccagatcatgagtagtgtaccactgctcatactctttcagttgtcgtgatgcataagcgataaccttctcattctgcatcaacatgcaTTCAAAACCCAAtctcgatgcgtcacaatataccacaaacttccctccatCCGAAGGGAGACTCAACACCAGTGTCgtaatcagtcgccgcttcaattcctggaagctattctcacacttttctgaccagatgaacttcagattcttccttgtcaattttGTCATCGATGCAGCAATCTTCAAAATCCCTTCCACGAACTGCCTATAATAtcccgctaatccaaggaagctcctaacctctgaggtgttccttggcctcggccaatctcttactgcctccaccttagctggatccaccttaatcccatcttcatcgaaaatatgtccaaggaatgtcacttttggtagccaaaactcacacttcttaaacttgtcGTACAACTGGTGCTTTCTCAGCCTCTGCAAGACCTGTTGGAGATGTTGTTTATggtctgcctctgaactggaataaaccaaaatgtcgtcgatgaagacaatcacaaactgatccaggaattcct
This genomic interval from Humulus lupulus chromosome 8, drHumLupu1.1, whole genome shotgun sequence contains the following:
- the LOC133794964 gene encoding probable beta-1,3-galactosyltransferase 2 isoform X4; translated protein: MSVKSKGGIAGDLAKRYVMRRNWALLLCFGSFCAGMFFTNRMWIMPEIRNTSRTSEVGDNQLKIDSKGCSTEVVVKNASSDGLQELSDTQHVIRMINKTVSDLEMKLAAARAARETVHNDYSVSENSKTLESTSKRKYLMVIGINTAFSSRKRRDSVRMTWMPQGEKRKKLEEEKGIVIRFVIGRSSTSGGILNRAIEAEELMQGDFMRLDHVEGYMELSAKTKTYFSTAVAMWDAEFYVKVDDDVHVNLATLWATLSRHRMKSRVYVGCMKSGPVLARKGVRYHEPEYLKFGAAGNKYFRHATGQLYAISKELATYISINQDLLHKYANEDVSTGSWFIGLDVDYVDERRLCCGTPPDCEWKAQAGNICVASFDWRCSGICNSVERMAEVHRRCGEDENAIWSARS
- the LOC133794964 gene encoding probable beta-1,3-galactosyltransferase 2 isoform X5; translation: MSVKSKGGIAGDLAKRYVMRRNWALLLCFGSFCAGMFFTNSFGVACLIRLQMLLIAIKHVRSRMWIMPEIRNTSRTSEVGDNQLKIDSKGCSTEVVVKNASSDGLQELSDTQHVIRMINKTVSDLEMKLAAARAARETVHNDYSVSENSKTLESTSKRKYLMVIGINTAFSSRKRRDSVRMTWMPQGEKRKKLEEEKGIVIRFVIGRSSTSGGILNRAIEAEELMQGDFMRLDHVEGYMELSAKTKTYFSTAVAMWDAEFYVKVDDDVHVNLATLWATLSRHRMKSRVYVGCMKSGPVLARKGVRYHEPEYLKFGAAGNKYFRHATGQLYAISKELATYISINQDLLHKYANEDVSTGSWFIGLDVDYVDERRLCCGTPPGTRT
- the LOC133794964 gene encoding probable beta-1,3-galactosyltransferase 2 isoform X1, whose protein sequence is MSVKSKGGIAGDLAKRYVMRRNWALLLCFGSFCAGMFFTNSFGVACLIRLQMLLIAIKHVRSRMWIMPEIRNTSRTSEVGDNQLKIDSKGCSTEVVVKNASSDGLQELSDTQHVIRMINKTVSDLEMKLAAARAARETVHNDYSVSENSKTLESTSKRKYLMVIGINTAFSSRKRRDSVRMTWMPQGEKRKKLEEEKGIVIRFVIGRSSTSGGILNRAIEAEELMQGDFMRLDHVEGYMELSAKTKTYFSTAVAMWDAEFYVKVDDDVHVNLATLWATLSRHRMKSRVYVGCMKSGPVLARKGVRYHEPEYLKFGAAGNKYFRHATGQLYAISKELATYISINQDLLHKYANEDVSTGSWFIGLDVDYVDERRLCCGTPPDCEWKAQAGNICVASFDWRCSGICNSVERMAEVHRRCGEDENAIWSARS
- the LOC133794964 gene encoding probable beta-1,3-galactosyltransferase 2 isoform X2, with amino-acid sequence MSVKSKGGIAGDLAKRYVMRRNWALLLCFGSFCAGMFFTNRLQMLLIAIKHVRSRMWIMPEIRNTSRTSEVGDNQLKIDSKGCSTEVVVKNASSDGLQELSDTQHVIRMINKTVSDLEMKLAAARAARETVHNDYSVSENSKTLESTSKRKYLMVIGINTAFSSRKRRDSVRMTWMPQGEKRKKLEEEKGIVIRFVIGRSSTSGGILNRAIEAEELMQGDFMRLDHVEGYMELSAKTKTYFSTAVAMWDAEFYVKVDDDVHVNLATLWATLSRHRMKSRVYVGCMKSGPVLARKGVRYHEPEYLKFGAAGNKYFRHATGQLYAISKELATYISINQDLLHKYANEDVSTGSWFIGLDVDYVDERRLCCGTPPDCEWKAQAGNICVASFDWRCSGICNSVERMAEVHRRCGEDENAIWSARS
- the LOC133794964 gene encoding probable beta-1,3-galactosyltransferase 2 isoform X3: MSVKSKGGIAGDLAKRYVMRRNWALLLCFGSFCAGMFFTNSRMWIMPEIRNTSRTSEVGDNQLKIDSKGCSTEVVVKNASSDGLQELSDTQHVIRMINKTVSDLEMKLAAARAARETVHNDYSVSENSKTLESTSKRKYLMVIGINTAFSSRKRRDSVRMTWMPQGEKRKKLEEEKGIVIRFVIGRSSTSGGILNRAIEAEELMQGDFMRLDHVEGYMELSAKTKTYFSTAVAMWDAEFYVKVDDDVHVNLATLWATLSRHRMKSRVYVGCMKSGPVLARKGVRYHEPEYLKFGAAGNKYFRHATGQLYAISKELATYISINQDLLHKYANEDVSTGSWFIGLDVDYVDERRLCCGTPPDCEWKAQAGNICVASFDWRCSGICNSVERMAEVHRRCGEDENAIWSARS